In Listeria monocytogenes, the following proteins share a genomic window:
- a CDS encoding ABC transporter ATP-binding protein, translating into MDKKIKVAFKHVSKEYDLYQNKSDKIKGLFMPKSQKMQSFWALRDVSFDIHDGETVGLIGINGSGKSTISSIMSGVIPPTQGEVIINGETSLIAIAVGLKGPLTGYENIRLKLLMHGMKSSQINKLMPSIIEFADIGDFINQPIKNYSSGMRSRLGFAISVHTNPDILVIDEALSVGDQTFYEKCVNKINEFKARGKTIVFVSHSLGQMKSLCDRIIWMHHGEIREMGEAKEVAQKYDEFVKWFNKQPNDYKKKYQKEHKEHQKAPQKKIYPNPNADKYRLTLFDKCFLTVLILLTVLFASLVATGKSFKGLISEGSSHQEEQVVQVDNKHIESKF; encoded by the coding sequence ATGGATAAAAAAATTAAAGTTGCATTTAAACATGTGTCGAAAGAATATGACCTCTATCAAAATAAATCAGATAAGATTAAAGGCTTGTTCATGCCGAAAAGTCAAAAAATGCAATCCTTTTGGGCTTTACGAGACGTATCTTTTGATATTCATGATGGTGAAACAGTAGGACTTATTGGGATCAATGGTTCAGGTAAGTCAACTATATCGAGTATCATGTCAGGTGTTATTCCTCCGACACAAGGAGAAGTCATTATCAACGGAGAAACTTCTTTAATTGCTATTGCAGTAGGGCTTAAAGGTCCGCTGACAGGTTACGAAAATATTCGTTTAAAATTACTTATGCACGGAATGAAAAGTTCTCAAATTAACAAGTTGATGCCAAGTATTATCGAATTCGCTGATATAGGTGATTTTATTAATCAACCAATTAAAAACTATTCAAGCGGGATGCGTTCTCGTTTAGGTTTTGCGATTTCGGTGCATACCAATCCTGATATTTTAGTTATTGATGAAGCCTTATCAGTAGGTGACCAGACTTTTTATGAGAAATGCGTAAATAAAATAAATGAATTTAAAGCTCGTGGAAAAACTATCGTATTTGTAAGTCACTCACTTGGTCAAATGAAAAGTTTGTGTGATAGAATCATCTGGATGCATCACGGTGAAATACGTGAAATGGGCGAGGCGAAGGAGGTTGCCCAAAAATATGATGAATTTGTAAAATGGTTTAATAAACAACCAAATGATTACAAGAAAAAATATCAAAAAGAACATAAAGAGCATCAAAAAGCTCCTCAGAAAAAGATTTATCCTAATCCAAATGCAGATAAATATCGCTTAACACTATTTGATAAATGTTTCTTAACAGTGTTAATCCTGCTTACTGTATTGTTTGCTTCACTCGTTGCAACTGGTAAATCTTTTAAAGGATTGATTAGTGAAGGATCATCACATCAAGAAGAACAAGTAGTTCAGGTTGATAACAAGCATATTGAGTCCAAATTTTAA